Proteins from one Panicum virgatum strain AP13 chromosome 7K, P.virgatum_v5, whole genome shotgun sequence genomic window:
- the LOC120641970 gene encoding protein-lysine N-methyltransferase EFM3-like produces the protein MGGLHVAVAGRAMAVVERDGTHDPATGRVLTGSWLWDSSLILASHLAADDSARLRLQGATVLELGAGCTGLPGIAAVACLGAARCVLTDVRALLPGLRANADANGLAAAQADVRELRWGDQLEHQLRVDVVLMSDVFYDPVDMPAMAATLRGLWRDGAGGGTVGWAASEVRDSVQDCMDVLREHGFEVAEVDRVTRPLLRDPDQTAVFAVYRVSLGRQEGS, from the coding sequence ATGGGCGGCCTGCACGTAGCCGTGGCCGGGCGCGCCATGGCCGTGGTCGAGCGCGACGGCACGCACGACCCGGCCACCGGCCGCGTGCTCACCGGCTCCTGGCTCTGGGACTCCTCCCTCATCCTCGCTtcccacctcgccgccgacgactcCGCGCGGCTCCGGCTTCAGGGCGCCACCGtcctcgagctcggcgccgGCTGCACGGGCCTCCCGGGCATCGCGGCCGTCGCCTGCCTCGGCGCCGCGCGGTGCGTGCTCACGGACGTGCGGGCGCTGCTTCCGGGCCTCAGGGCCAACGCGGACGCCAacgggctcgccgccgcgcaggccgacgTGCGCGAGCTCCGTTGGGGCGACCAGCTCGAGCACCAGCTGCGGGTGGACGTGGTGCTCATGTCGGACGTGTTCTACGACCCGGTGGACatgccggcgatggcggccACGCTGCGCGGCCTGTGGCGggacggtgccggcggcggcacggtggGGTGGGCGGCGAGCGAGGTGCGGGACAGCGTGCAGGACTGCATGGACGTGCTGCGGGAGCATGGCTTCGAGGTGGCCGAGGTCGACAGGGTCACCAGGCCGTTGCTCCGCGACCCCGATCAGACCGCCGTGTTCGCGGTCTACCGCGTCTCGCTCGGACGACAAGAAGGGAGTTGA
- the LOC120641969 gene encoding uncharacterized vacuolar membrane protein YML018C-like isoform X2 — MGSGLKYRAGLCLIVAVVLIWVISAEVTQGIFTKYKHPFAITYLGASLMVIYLPLSFLKDFIYNSMRRHSGNTSASKVTSKSSFGGSAPLKNGEFQKMLEMESQKTIVIPVVEETKPLIYGITEINDGILKEKQLSAKEIATYGLYLCPLWFVTEYLSNAALARTSVASTTVLSSTSGLFTLFIGVLLGQDSINAAKIIAVFISMAGVVMTTMGQTWASDESEVGKSGDTQRTLLGDMFGLMSAISYGLFTVLLKKFCGEEGEKVDVQKLFGYLGLFSLVALWWLVWPLTALGIEPKFSMPHSTKVDEVVVANGLIGSVLSDYFWALSVVWTTPLVATLGMSLTIPLAMVADMIIHGRHYSAVYILGSVQVFSGFVIANLADCFSRSLGL; from the exons ATGGGTTCCGGCCTCAAGTACCGGGCGGGGCTGTGCCTGATTGTCGCCGTCGTGCTCATCTGGGTCATCTCCGCGGAGGTCACGCAG GGAATATTCACAAAGTACAAACATCCATTTGCAATTACTTACTTGGGGGCCTCTCTTATGGTCATATATCTCCCTTTGTCATTTCTAAAAGACTTTATATACAATTCAATGAGACGGCATTCTGGAAACACCAGTGCTTCAAAAGTCACAAGCAAATCTTCCTTTGGTGGTAGTGCCCCTTTGAAGAATGGTGAATTTCAGAAGATGTTGGAAATGGAATCACAGAAAACTATAGTGATTCCTGTAGTAGAAGAGACAAAACCACTTATTTATGGAATCACTGAAATTAATGATGGCATCCTGAAGGAGAAGCAGCTTTCTGCTAAGGAGATTGCAACTTATGGACTGTATCTTTGCCCTTTATGGTTTGTGACAGAG TATTTATCGAATGCAGCGCTTGCAAGAACTAGTGTTGCCAGTACCACTGTACTGTCTTCAACTTCGGGACTGTTCACTCTTTTCATTGGTGTTTTACTCGGACAAGACTCCATAAATGCTGCAAAAATTATTGCTGTTTTCATTAGCATGGCTGGTGTTGTTATGACAACTATGGGCCAGACTTGGGCATCTGATGAATCAGAAGTAGGCAAATCTGG GGATACACAGAGGACTCTTTTAGGTGATATGTTTGGTCTTATGTCAGCGATCTCATATGGTCTTTTTACTG TGCTTCTCAAAAAATTTtgtggagaggaaggagaaaaggtCGATGTCCAAAAACTTTTTGGTTATCTTGGACTTTTTAGTCTCGTTGCTCTCTGGTGGCTTG TCTGGCCATTAACAGCACTAGGCATTGAACCAAAGTTTTCAATGCCCCACTCAACTAAAGTGGATGAAGTGGTGGTGGCAAATGGCCTAATTGGAAGTGTATTATCAGACTACTTCTG GGCTCTTTCTGTTGTTTGGACTACTCCCTTGGTGGCCACCTTAGGCATGTCTCTCACAATTCCACTAGCAATGGTTGCTGATATGATCATTCATGGTCGTCACTATTCAGCAGTCTATATTCTTGGTTCTGTCCAG GTATTTTCAGGCTTCGTTATTGCAAACCTCGCAGATTGCTTTTCACGTTCTCTAGGGCTATAG
- the LOC120641969 gene encoding uncharacterized vacuolar membrane protein YML018C-like isoform X1, with protein sequence MGSGLKYRAGLCLIVAVVLIWVISAEVTQGIFTKYKHPFAITYLGASLMVIYLPLSFLKDFIYNSMRRHSGNTSASKVTSKSSFGGSAPLKNGEFQKMLEMESQKTIVIPVVEETKPLIYGITEINDGILKEKQLSAKEIATYGLYLCPLWFVTEYLSNAALARTSVASTTVLSSTSGLFTLFIGVLLGQDSINAAKIIAVFISMAGVVMTTMGQTWASDESEVGKSGDTQRTLLGDMFGLMSAISYGLFTVLLKKFCGEEGEKVDVQKLFGYLGLFSLVALWWLVWPLTALGIEPKFSMPHSTKVDEVVVANGLIGSVLSDYFWALSVVWTTPLVATLGMSLTIPLAMVADMIIHGRHYSAVYILGSVQSLVLSTRFLSSASLPFQLHCMHLSF encoded by the exons ATGGGTTCCGGCCTCAAGTACCGGGCGGGGCTGTGCCTGATTGTCGCCGTCGTGCTCATCTGGGTCATCTCCGCGGAGGTCACGCAG GGAATATTCACAAAGTACAAACATCCATTTGCAATTACTTACTTGGGGGCCTCTCTTATGGTCATATATCTCCCTTTGTCATTTCTAAAAGACTTTATATACAATTCAATGAGACGGCATTCTGGAAACACCAGTGCTTCAAAAGTCACAAGCAAATCTTCCTTTGGTGGTAGTGCCCCTTTGAAGAATGGTGAATTTCAGAAGATGTTGGAAATGGAATCACAGAAAACTATAGTGATTCCTGTAGTAGAAGAGACAAAACCACTTATTTATGGAATCACTGAAATTAATGATGGCATCCTGAAGGAGAAGCAGCTTTCTGCTAAGGAGATTGCAACTTATGGACTGTATCTTTGCCCTTTATGGTTTGTGACAGAG TATTTATCGAATGCAGCGCTTGCAAGAACTAGTGTTGCCAGTACCACTGTACTGTCTTCAACTTCGGGACTGTTCACTCTTTTCATTGGTGTTTTACTCGGACAAGACTCCATAAATGCTGCAAAAATTATTGCTGTTTTCATTAGCATGGCTGGTGTTGTTATGACAACTATGGGCCAGACTTGGGCATCTGATGAATCAGAAGTAGGCAAATCTGG GGATACACAGAGGACTCTTTTAGGTGATATGTTTGGTCTTATGTCAGCGATCTCATATGGTCTTTTTACTG TGCTTCTCAAAAAATTTtgtggagaggaaggagaaaaggtCGATGTCCAAAAACTTTTTGGTTATCTTGGACTTTTTAGTCTCGTTGCTCTCTGGTGGCTTG TCTGGCCATTAACAGCACTAGGCATTGAACCAAAGTTTTCAATGCCCCACTCAACTAAAGTGGATGAAGTGGTGGTGGCAAATGGCCTAATTGGAAGTGTATTATCAGACTACTTCTG GGCTCTTTCTGTTGTTTGGACTACTCCCTTGGTGGCCACCTTAGGCATGTCTCTCACAATTCCACTAGCAATGGTTGCTGATATGATCATTCATGGTCGTCACTATTCAGCAGTCTATATTCTTGGTTCTGTCCAG AGCCTTGTGCTGTCAACTCGTTTTTTGTCATCTGCCTCTTTACCATTCCAGCTCCATTGCATGCATTTGTCATTTTGA
- the LOC120641971 gene encoding ubiquitin C-terminal hydrolase 22-like isoform X2 produces MSTPSAPPPCPHLAAHRLSSRPLRFLRRCLRVRPLGRPEIRRDPRELPRCSPCAAASPSPSPRLYACLSCAAVFCPSHAASHASASAGPGHQIAVDVDRAELFCAACGDQVYDPDFDHAVFLAQSSSLLPSTSSTSPSPTPRKRRRVDYRAWAPDPAEFALMSSADPTTSASAAAPAGLRGLNNLGNTCFMNSVLQALLHAPPLRNYFLGDRHNRFLCPRRTPVRHRAAEADATKLACLACDLDEIYSAAFSGERMPYSPAKFLYSWWQHASNLASYEQQDAHEFFISILDHIHENIKDDQHKSHAQGHGDCCIAHRVFSGILRSDVTCTSCGFTSTTFEPCMDISLDLDVGDNTPFGVANTKPHVRNGERGLAGMNSKVSTLMRCLERFTRAERLDAEQKFFCERCGERQESLKQMSIRRLPLVSCFHIKRFEHSAVKKVSRKVDHCLQFPFSLDMAPYLSSSILRSRYGNRIFPAEASDADAVSELSSEFEIFAVITHSGKLEAGHYVTYLRLNNHWYKCDDAWVTRVEEHTVRTSQAYMLFYVQKTLYYKACERAAAV; encoded by the exons ATGTCCAccccgtcggcgccgccgccctgcccgcACCTCGCCGCGCACCGCCTGTCCTCGCGCCCGCTACgcttcctccgccgctgcctccgcGTGCGCCCGCTCGGCCGCCCCGAGATCCGGCGGGACCCGCGCGAGCTCCCGCGCTgctcgccctgcgccgccgcgtccccgtCCCCCTCCCCCCGCCTCTACGCCTGCCTCTCCTGCGCCGCCGTCTTCTGCCCCTCCCACGCGGCCTCccacgcctccgcctccgcgggcCCCGGCCACCAGATCGCCGTTGACGTCGACCGCGCAGAGCTCTTCTGCGCCGCCTGCGGGGACCAGGTCTACGATCCCGATTTCGACCACGCCGTCTTCCTCGCCCAATCCTCCTCGCTTCTCCCCTCCACCTCCTCGACCTCCCCCTCCCCGACCCCGCGCAAGCGCCGGCGCGTGGATTACCGCGCATGGGCGCCAGATCCGGCcgaattcgcgctcatgagctCCGCGGACCCCACCACctccgcgtccgccgccgcgccggcggggcTGCGCGGGCTCAACAACCTCGGCAACACCTGCTTCATGAACTCCGTGCTCCAGGCGCTCCTCCACGCGCCCCCGCTCCGGAACTACTTCCTCGGCGATCGGCACAACCGGTTCCTCTGCCCGCGCCGCACGCCCGTCAGACACCGTGCCGCGGAGGCCGACGCCACCAAGCTCGCGTGCCTCGCGTGcgatctcgacgagatctactcCGCGGCATTCTCCGGGGAGCGCATGCCATACAGCCCCGCCAAGTTTCTATATAG TTGGTGGCAGCATGCATCAAACCTCGCAAGCTACGAGCAACAGGATGCACATGAATTTTTTATCTCCATCCTTGACCATATCCATGAAAATATAAAGGATGATCAGCACAAGTCACATGCCCAAG GCCATGGGGACTGTTGCATTGCCCACAGAGTGTTTTCTGGTATCCTGAGGTCAGATGTCACCTGCACAAGCTGTGGGTTCACATCCACAACTTTTGAGCCCTGTATGGACATTTCCTTGGACTTGGATGTTGGAGATAACACTCCTTTTGGTGTTGCAAACACAAAGCCACATGTGCGCAATGGGGAACGGGGCTTGGCAGGCATGAATTCCAAGGTATCAACTCTAATGAGATGTTTGGAGAGGTTTACAAGGGCTGAGAGACTTGATGCTGAGCAAAAGTTCTTCTGTGAACGCTGCGGTGAGAGACAAGAGTCCCTGAAGCAAATGTCCATTCGCAGGCTTCCATTAGTTTCCTGCTTTCACATAAAGAGATTTGAGCACTCGGCGGTGAAAAAGGTGTCAAGGAAAGTTGATCACTGTTTGCAGTTCCCCTTTTCCCTTGACATGGCACCTTACCTATCTTCATCTATTCTCAGAAGTAGATATGGAAACCGCATATTTCCAGCTGAAGCCAGTGATGCAGATGCTGTTTCAGAATTGTCATCAGAATTTGAGATATTTGCAGTGATCACACATAGTGGTAAACTAGAAGCTGGCCATTATGTGACATATCTGAGGTTAAACAATCACTGGTATAAATGTGATGATGCCTGGGTAACGAGAGTTGAGGAGCATACTGTCAGAACTTCTCAGGCATACATGCTCTTCTATGTGCAGAAGACGCTCTATTACAAAGCTTGTGAAAGAGCAGCTGCAGTCTGA
- the LOC120641971 gene encoding ubiquitin C-terminal hydrolase 22-like isoform X1, whose amino-acid sequence MSTPSAPPPCPHLAAHRLSSRPLRFLRRCLRVRPLGRPEIRRDPRELPRCSPCAAASPSPSPRLYACLSCAAVFCPSHAASHASASAGPGHQIAVDVDRAELFCAACGDQVYDPDFDHAVFLAQSSSLLPSTSSTSPSPTPRKRRRVDYRAWAPDPAEFALMSSADPTTSASAAAPAGLRGLNNLGNTCFMNSVLQALLHAPPLRNYFLGDRHNRFLCPRRTPVRHRAAEADATKLACLACDLDEIYSAAFSGERMPYSPAKFLYSWWQHASNLASYEQQDAHEFFISILDHIHENIKDDQHKSHAQALQELFTKKGKQEQNSLPELLGHGDCCIAHRVFSGILRSDVTCTSCGFTSTTFEPCMDISLDLDVGDNTPFGVANTKPHVRNGERGLAGMNSKVSTLMRCLERFTRAERLDAEQKFFCERCGERQESLKQMSIRRLPLVSCFHIKRFEHSAVKKVSRKVDHCLQFPFSLDMAPYLSSSILRSRYGNRIFPAEASDADAVSELSSEFEIFAVITHSGKLEAGHYVTYLRLNNHWYKCDDAWVTRVEEHTVRTSQAYMLFYVQKTLYYKACERAAAV is encoded by the exons ATGTCCAccccgtcggcgccgccgccctgcccgcACCTCGCCGCGCACCGCCTGTCCTCGCGCCCGCTACgcttcctccgccgctgcctccgcGTGCGCCCGCTCGGCCGCCCCGAGATCCGGCGGGACCCGCGCGAGCTCCCGCGCTgctcgccctgcgccgccgcgtccccgtCCCCCTCCCCCCGCCTCTACGCCTGCCTCTCCTGCGCCGCCGTCTTCTGCCCCTCCCACGCGGCCTCccacgcctccgcctccgcgggcCCCGGCCACCAGATCGCCGTTGACGTCGACCGCGCAGAGCTCTTCTGCGCCGCCTGCGGGGACCAGGTCTACGATCCCGATTTCGACCACGCCGTCTTCCTCGCCCAATCCTCCTCGCTTCTCCCCTCCACCTCCTCGACCTCCCCCTCCCCGACCCCGCGCAAGCGCCGGCGCGTGGATTACCGCGCATGGGCGCCAGATCCGGCcgaattcgcgctcatgagctCCGCGGACCCCACCACctccgcgtccgccgccgcgccggcggggcTGCGCGGGCTCAACAACCTCGGCAACACCTGCTTCATGAACTCCGTGCTCCAGGCGCTCCTCCACGCGCCCCCGCTCCGGAACTACTTCCTCGGCGATCGGCACAACCGGTTCCTCTGCCCGCGCCGCACGCCCGTCAGACACCGTGCCGCGGAGGCCGACGCCACCAAGCTCGCGTGCCTCGCGTGcgatctcgacgagatctactcCGCGGCATTCTCCGGGGAGCGCATGCCATACAGCCCCGCCAAGTTTCTATATAG TTGGTGGCAGCATGCATCAAACCTCGCAAGCTACGAGCAACAGGATGCACATGAATTTTTTATCTCCATCCTTGACCATATCCATGAAAATATAAAGGATGATCAGCACAAGTCACATGCCCAAG CCCTGCAGGAGCTTTTCACCAAAAAGGGCAAACAGGAACAGAATAGTCTTCCTGAATTATTAG GCCATGGGGACTGTTGCATTGCCCACAGAGTGTTTTCTGGTATCCTGAGGTCAGATGTCACCTGCACAAGCTGTGGGTTCACATCCACAACTTTTGAGCCCTGTATGGACATTTCCTTGGACTTGGATGTTGGAGATAACACTCCTTTTGGTGTTGCAAACACAAAGCCACATGTGCGCAATGGGGAACGGGGCTTGGCAGGCATGAATTCCAAGGTATCAACTCTAATGAGATGTTTGGAGAGGTTTACAAGGGCTGAGAGACTTGATGCTGAGCAAAAGTTCTTCTGTGAACGCTGCGGTGAGAGACAAGAGTCCCTGAAGCAAATGTCCATTCGCAGGCTTCCATTAGTTTCCTGCTTTCACATAAAGAGATTTGAGCACTCGGCGGTGAAAAAGGTGTCAAGGAAAGTTGATCACTGTTTGCAGTTCCCCTTTTCCCTTGACATGGCACCTTACCTATCTTCATCTATTCTCAGAAGTAGATATGGAAACCGCATATTTCCAGCTGAAGCCAGTGATGCAGATGCTGTTTCAGAATTGTCATCAGAATTTGAGATATTTGCAGTGATCACACATAGTGGTAAACTAGAAGCTGGCCATTATGTGACATATCTGAGGTTAAACAATCACTGGTATAAATGTGATGATGCCTGGGTAACGAGAGTTGAGGAGCATACTGTCAGAACTTCTCAGGCATACATGCTCTTCTATGTGCAGAAGACGCTCTATTACAAAGCTTGTGAAAGAGCAGCTGCAGTCTGA